The following proteins are encoded in a genomic region of Micrococcaceae bacterium Sec5.8:
- the recR gene encoding recombination mediator RecR, translated as MYEGAVQELIDELGRLPGVGPKSAQRLAFHILEADPQDMKRLADAIITVKERVKFCTVCGNVTEQELCSICRDPRRDPSIICVVEESKDVLAVERTRSFRGRYHVLGGAINPIAGIGPEQLRIRELLTRLNDGAIQEIIIATDPNLEGEATATYLARMLKSIGIAVTRLASGLPVGGDLEYADEVTLGRAFEGRRNALS; from the coding sequence GTGTACGAAGGTGCAGTTCAAGAGCTGATTGACGAGCTCGGACGCCTTCCCGGCGTCGGGCCCAAGTCGGCCCAGCGGCTGGCGTTCCATATCCTTGAGGCCGACCCGCAGGACATGAAACGGCTGGCGGATGCCATCATCACGGTCAAGGAACGGGTCAAATTCTGCACAGTGTGCGGGAACGTCACTGAGCAGGAACTGTGCAGTATCTGCCGGGATCCGCGCCGCGACCCCTCGATCATCTGTGTCGTCGAAGAATCCAAGGATGTTCTCGCCGTTGAACGCACCCGCTCGTTCCGCGGGCGGTATCACGTGTTGGGCGGGGCCATCAATCCCATTGCCGGCATCGGCCCCGAACAGCTCCGGATCCGCGAGCTCCTTACCCGGCTCAACGACGGTGCCATCCAGGAAATCATTATCGCGACCGACCCCAATCTGGAGGGCGAAGCCACCGCGACGTATTTGGCGCGCATGCTCAAGTCCATCGGCATCGCCGTCACCCGGCTGGCATCGGGCCTGCCGGTGGGAGGTGACCTCGAATACGCCGACGAGGTTACCCTGGGCCGCGCCTTCGAGGGTCGCCGCAACGCCCTGAGCTGA
- a CDS encoding SSI family serine proteinase inhibitor: MRKQLTHAALVLMAVAGLAACSAGTTPSPSTSASDATGSASASATGTPSADTETKTPAPSPSATPVPSGPGQGNAELAITVKPSATGTPANFTLVCVDGVPSAESQHPAAAAACTAVKNNAALLSPQPRATDQACTQQYGGSQEATVTGAVDGRPVEATFSLRDGCEIAAWNAAKDVLGSTGGAV; encoded by the coding sequence ATGCGCAAGCAACTTACCCACGCCGCGCTCGTGCTGATGGCGGTGGCCGGACTGGCCGCCTGCTCGGCGGGGACTACGCCGTCGCCGTCGACCTCGGCCTCTGACGCCACGGGCAGCGCCAGCGCGTCCGCGACCGGCACCCCCTCAGCAGATACTGAAACGAAAACTCCGGCTCCCTCGCCGTCTGCAACGCCCGTTCCCTCGGGACCCGGACAGGGCAACGCCGAACTCGCCATTACGGTCAAACCGTCCGCAACCGGCACGCCTGCGAACTTCACCCTGGTCTGCGTGGACGGCGTCCCGTCAGCAGAGAGCCAGCATCCCGCCGCCGCCGCCGCCTGCACCGCCGTGAAGAACAACGCAGCGCTCCTTAGCCCCCAACCGCGGGCAACCGACCAGGCCTGCACCCAGCAGTACGGCGGTTCGCAGGAGGCGACGGTCACCGGTGCCGTGGACGGCCGGCCGGTTGAAGCGACCTTCAGCCTGCGCGACGGCTGCGAGATCGCCGCTTGGAATGCCGCCAAGGACGTCCTTGGCTCCACCGGCGGAGCTGTCTGA
- a CDS encoding aspartate kinase yields the protein MSLPTTEVHPGQQPQELPVSGTATKHLVVKKFGGSSVSDAEGIRRVARRIVDAQNAGDEVVVVVSAMGDTTDELLDLAAQVTDSAPAREMDMLLSAGERISMALLAMAINKFGASAQSFTGSQAGMITDGIHGKARIIDVDPHRIRTALDKGHIAIVAGFQGMSRTTNEVTTLGRGGSDTTAVALAAALDADVCEIFTDVDGIYTADPRVVPSARKIDRISSEEMLELAASGAKILHLRCVEYARRFGMPLHVRSSFSQNEGTWVLPSADDKITTQEGVALEQPIISGVAHDRSEAKVTVVGVPDIPGKAAAIFQVIADAHSNIDMIVQNVSTHGTGRTDISFTLPIVEGADALAALHAAQDRIGFESIEYNEKIGKLSLIGAGMRSHPGVSARFFAALSEAGININMISTSEIRISVVTHANLLDDAVRAIHKAFGLDSEDEATVYGGTGR from the coding sequence ATGAGTTTGCCCACTACAGAAGTCCATCCCGGACAGCAGCCACAGGAGCTGCCCGTCTCTGGCACCGCAACGAAACACCTCGTCGTGAAGAAGTTTGGCGGGTCCTCTGTGTCCGATGCCGAGGGCATTCGGCGTGTAGCCCGGCGGATCGTGGACGCCCAGAACGCCGGCGACGAAGTGGTGGTGGTGGTGTCGGCCATGGGTGACACCACCGACGAACTCCTTGACCTTGCCGCTCAGGTGACCGACTCGGCTCCGGCCCGGGAGATGGACATGCTCCTCTCCGCCGGCGAACGCATTTCGATGGCCCTGCTTGCCATGGCAATCAACAAGTTCGGCGCTTCGGCCCAGTCCTTCACCGGATCCCAGGCCGGCATGATCACGGACGGCATCCACGGTAAGGCCCGGATTATCGACGTCGACCCGCACCGCATCCGTACCGCCCTGGACAAGGGGCACATTGCGATCGTCGCGGGCTTCCAGGGTATGAGCCGAACCACCAACGAGGTCACCACCCTGGGCCGCGGCGGTTCGGACACCACCGCGGTGGCACTGGCAGCCGCCCTCGACGCGGATGTGTGCGAGATCTTCACCGACGTCGACGGAATCTACACCGCCGATCCGCGCGTCGTACCGTCCGCCCGGAAAATCGACCGGATCTCCAGCGAGGAGATGCTTGAACTGGCGGCGTCCGGCGCCAAGATCCTGCACCTTCGCTGCGTCGAATACGCCCGCCGCTTCGGAATGCCGCTGCACGTGCGATCTTCATTCAGCCAAAACGAAGGCACCTGGGTCCTGCCCAGCGCCGACGACAAGATCACAACCCAAGAGGGAGTTGCCTTGGAGCAGCCAATCATCTCCGGTGTTGCACACGACCGTTCGGAAGCCAAGGTCACGGTGGTCGGGGTACCCGATATCCCTGGCAAGGCCGCGGCAATCTTCCAGGTCATCGCCGATGCCCACTCGAACATCGACATGATCGTCCAGAACGTTTCCACCCATGGCACGGGCCGGACCGATATTTCCTTCACCCTGCCGATCGTTGAGGGTGCCGACGCGCTGGCCGCCCTGCACGCCGCGCAGGACCGGATTGGTTTCGAAAGCATCGAGTACAACGAGAAAATCGGCAAACTGTCACTGATCGGCGCCGGCATGCGATCGCACCCGGGGGTTTCCGCGCGGTTCTTCGCGGCGCTCTCCGAGGCGGGCATCAACATCAACATGATCTCAACATCGGAGATCCGGATCTCCGTCGTCACCCACGCCAACCTGCTCGATGACGCCGTGCGCGCCATCCACAAGGCTTTCGGCCTTGATAGCGAGGACGAAGCGACGGTGTACGGCGGCACCGGCCGCTGA
- a CDS encoding MarR family transcriptional regulator, translating into MTDVTNEAREDLLLEHQLCFALTVASRSVVGAYKPVLDKLGLTHPQYLVMLCLWEASPRSVRDISGALAQEPATISPLLRRLETAGFITRRRVAGDERTLAVDLTPLGAALRQQATAVPGTMMERLGLTREQVGQLHATMMDLIAATKTPSDSTPRR; encoded by the coding sequence GTGACTGATGTGACCAACGAAGCCCGGGAGGACCTCTTGCTCGAGCACCAGCTCTGCTTCGCGCTCACGGTGGCGTCCCGCAGTGTGGTCGGTGCGTACAAGCCGGTCCTGGACAAGCTCGGCCTGACGCACCCCCAATATCTAGTGATGCTGTGCCTCTGGGAGGCGAGCCCCCGTTCCGTCCGCGACATCAGCGGGGCCCTCGCCCAGGAGCCGGCGACAATCTCGCCTCTGCTGCGCCGCCTGGAGACGGCCGGTTTCATCACGCGCCGGCGTGTGGCTGGGGACGAACGGACCCTGGCCGTGGACCTGACGCCTCTCGGCGCCGCGCTCCGGCAACAGGCCACGGCCGTGCCCGGCACCATGATGGAGCGGCTGGGCCTGACCCGCGAACAGGTCGGCCAGCTGCATGCCACCATGATGGACCTGATTGCGGCCACAAAGACCCCCTCGGACAGCACGCCCCGGCGGTAG